A window from Apostichopus japonicus isolate 1M-3 chromosome 2, ASM3797524v1, whole genome shotgun sequence encodes these proteins:
- the LOC139973614 gene encoding E3 ubiquitin-protein ligase Topors-like: MASSSKVFPTTPPEVVAQPIEKASLSPGKHRSPSPECCSICLGQFRDKSFTDSCFHTFCFSCLQEWAKVKPVCPLCKTSFNSIIHNIKSNEDYERIYLPTPTPSTRSAEDDEARRFRYATTLTQERRFLLEERRMRQFAREARREERRRREETSLGRRRLIYSAGLRVLHMGSNEFSQFRDISPQFFSANPAVTHRLVPWLRRELSVLFDNQDEHVTFMTHYILSLVTNVDIQSEEFHMNLRPFLHDTVEHFVHEFASFARSPYDMDTYDQMSQYDFSGGGLGRVVRALPRRANQPLVASLQRESDSDEPSVILLSDHDSEPMVISDGNVSDDEIEQVPVIGVAETVASNISVDEDLTVVSSEYQEYQPPVFTIDDDLPATNPEPPADLDLPGPSGLQATATASVTESEVHIKEEPPDFHDSDHSDIEFVAFLEAAHLRTPEQLSSESETERIAHEEAERRWQEEKARRKKLRDRMKEMQAKAQSKNGGSSSNTARAASGGSGRLRHRSRSNSYDRTNRSSRRSRSHESRQRRSPSSDIFIHHVTRSRSRDRHNRGRSRSRSLTPPPKTWRERFGYADPSPSPPRVTSKTSKKKDRPRAGRENSNSTASRSQHARSRSRERSQSRSSGVKDSRSKRGSSRSRRDEESRSRRDEESRSRRDEESRSRREEQGRREHSRSRGESSQSRSKNSKDKSHSKHKKSKTHKKHSKKRSRSRSRSKRR; encoded by the coding sequence ATGGCCTCCTCGAGCAAAGTATTCCCTACAACGCCGCCGGAAGTCGTCGCTCAACCCATCGAAAAAGCATCTCTCAGTCCTGGAAAGCATAGAAGTCCCTCACCAGAATGCTGTTCCATTTGCTTGGGTCAGTTCAGGGATAAATCCTTCACAGATTCCTGTTTCCACACCTTTTGCTTTTCCTGCCTTCAGGAGTGGGCTAAAGTGAAACCAGTGTGTCCTCTCTGCAAGACCTCTTTCAATTCCATCATACACAACATCAAGTCTAATGAAGATTACGAACGCATCTACCtgcctacccccacccccagcaCCAGATCAGCAGAGGATGACGAGGCTAGGCGGTTCAGGTATGCCACCACCCTTACGCAGGAGAGGCGCTTCCTGCTAGAGGAGAGAAGGATGCGACAATTTGCCCGTGAGGCTCGAAGAGAGGAGAGGCGCAGAAGGGAAGAGACATCCCTCGGCAGACGTAGGCTGATCTACTCAGCAGGGCTCAGGGTGCTCCATATGGGTTCCAACGAGTTCTCACAGTTTCGCGACATTTCCCCACAGTTTTTCAGTGCTAATCCAGCCGTTACTCATAGGCTCGTCCCGTGGCTGAGAAGAGAGCTGTCGGTGTTATTCGACAACCAAGACGAACATGTCACCTTCATGACACACTACATTCTCTCCCTCGTGACAAATGTGGATATTCAGAGTGAAGAATTCCACATGAATCTGCGCCCGTTCCTGCACGACACCGTCGAACATTTCGTTCACGAATTTGCGAGCTTTGCACGGTCGCCTTACGATATGGACACGTATGATCAGATGTCGCAGTACGATTTCTCGGGTGGCGGTTTGGGGAGGGTAGTGAGGGCCTTACCTAGAAGAGCCAACCAACCTCTGGTCGCGTCCCTCCAGCGGGAGAGCGACTCCGACGAACCGTCGGTGATTTTGCTTTCCGATCACGACAGCGAACCGATGGTGATATCCGATGGCAATGTTAGCGATGATGAGATTGAACAAGTGCCAGTCATCGGGGTGGCAGAGACAGTGGCGTCTAACATATCCGTAGACGAGGATCTAACGGTAGTGTCCAGTGAATACCAAGAATACCAACCTCCGGTCTTCACCATCGACGATGACTTGCCCGCCACTAACCCTGAACCGCCCGCAGATTTAGACCTCCCCGGACCTTCGGGGCTTCAGGCAACAGCTACTGCTTCCGTTACTGAGAGTGAGGTACACATCAAGGAAGAGCCGCCGGATTTTCACGACTCTGATCATAGTGATATTGAATTTGTCGCCTTCTTGGAAGCTGCTCACTTGCGTACCCCCGAACAGTTATCGTCTGAGAGTGAAACGGAGAGAATCGCCCACGAGGAAGCAGAGAGGAGATGGCAGGAGGAGAAAGCCCGCCGGAAAAAGTTACGTGACAGGATGAAGGAAATGCAGGCTAAAGCACAGAGTAAGAACGGCGGTAGCTCGTCCAATACAGCAAGGGCCGCTTCTGGTGGATCCGGTAGACTGCGACATAGATCTCGTTCAAATAGTTACGATAGAACAAATCGCAGCAGTCGTAGATCGCGTTCACACGAGTCTAGACAGCGTAGGTCACCTTCCTCAGATATTTTCATTCACCATGTTACAAGATCGAGGTCTAGGGATCGACACAACAGGGGCAGGTCTCGGTCGAGAAGCTTAACACCGCCACCCAAAACATGGAGGGAGAGGTTCGGTTACGCCGATCCGTCTCCCAGCCCACCTAGGGTCACTTCAAAGACCAGCAAAAAGAAGGACCGTCCTCGCGCAGGGAGAGAGAACTCGAACAGCACTGCCAGCAGATCGCAACACGCCAGGAGCCGCTCGAGGGAGAGAAGTCAGTCCAGGAGCAGCGGAGTGAAGGACTCGAGGAGCAAACGAGGAAGCTCACGGAGCAGGAGAGATGAGGAATCGAGAAGCAGGAGAGATGAAGAATCTAGAAGCAGGAGAGATGAAGAATCGAGAAGCAGGAGAGAAGAGCAGGGTAGACGAGAGCATTCGAGGAGCAGAGGTGAAAGTTCACAGAGCAGGAGTAAGAACTCAAAGGACAAAAGTCATTCGAAACATAAGAAGTCTAAGACACACAAGAAACATTCCAAAAAGCGATCGAGGTCCAGATCAAGAAGTAAGCGGCGCTGA